Proteins from a single region of Ensifer adhaerens:
- a CDS encoding HAMP domain-containing sensor histidine kinase — MHPASLWRSTPFRLAVTFGLVFFLTFVAAGFGTYQFLRQELQQSLDNSVTELHAVIASTDDLEDLIAMVDAYSRVNRAREWVFCVIGGDGRQIAGDVSTAPLPDGFSTVRPEALGLHGGTGYRTFSGMVGNNRLIVGRSFAATDRLEHIAFLSFLWATLVAMAGAIFGGALLARKAQRRLDGIAGAMAAVSHGAFGTRVPLRGNGDDIDAVSGQINEALDRLSALMETMRQVSSDIAHELKTPLNRLKMQIETAIAGDERGEPVSEALSDARAEANQINETFEALLRISQIEAGARRTRFQDIDLSDVVASVAEIYGDVAEDSGHVLTASIDTAPALTIRGDRELLTQMFVNLVENAIRHCPPGAAISISLARQGEKAVVAVSDDGPGIPAGEREKVFRRLYRLDKSRTTAGSGLGLSLVRAIADLHSGDVSIRDNRPGVTAEVVLPLEETRAS, encoded by the coding sequence ATGCACCCGGCTAGCCTGTGGCGCTCCACCCCGTTTCGTCTGGCGGTGACGTTCGGGCTCGTGTTCTTCCTCACCTTCGTTGCGGCCGGCTTCGGCACCTATCAGTTCCTGCGGCAGGAGCTTCAACAGTCGCTCGACAATTCGGTGACGGAACTGCATGCGGTGATCGCCTCCACCGACGATCTGGAGGACCTGATCGCGATGGTCGACGCCTATTCGCGCGTGAACCGGGCGCGTGAATGGGTCTTCTGCGTCATCGGCGGGGACGGCCGGCAGATCGCCGGCGATGTCTCGACGGCACCGCTGCCGGACGGCTTTTCGACCGTAAGGCCCGAGGCGCTGGGTTTGCACGGCGGTACCGGCTATCGCACGTTTTCGGGCATGGTCGGGAACAATCGGCTGATCGTCGGGCGCAGCTTTGCGGCGACGGACAGGCTCGAACATATCGCGTTCCTGAGCTTCCTTTGGGCAACCCTGGTCGCCATGGCCGGGGCGATTTTCGGCGGTGCGCTACTGGCACGAAAGGCGCAACGGCGGCTGGACGGCATCGCAGGCGCGATGGCGGCAGTCTCCCACGGCGCCTTCGGCACACGCGTGCCGCTCAGAGGTAACGGCGACGACATCGACGCCGTCTCCGGCCAGATCAACGAGGCGCTCGACCGGCTGTCGGCGCTGATGGAGACGATGCGGCAGGTGAGTTCCGACATCGCCCACGAACTCAAGACGCCGCTGAACCGGCTGAAGATGCAGATCGAGACGGCTATCGCCGGCGACGAACGCGGCGAGCCCGTGAGCGAGGCGCTTTCGGACGCCCGTGCCGAGGCCAACCAGATCAACGAAACATTCGAAGCGCTGCTCAGGATTTCGCAGATCGAGGCGGGCGCGCGCCGGACCCGCTTTCAGGATATCGACCTCAGCGATGTCGTTGCCTCGGTCGCTGAAATCTACGGCGACGTTGCCGAGGACAGCGGCCATGTGCTCACCGCATCGATCGACACGGCACCGGCGCTGACGATCCGCGGCGACCGGGAACTGCTGACGCAGATGTTCGTCAACCTCGTCGAAAACGCCATCCGCCATTGTCCGCCCGGCGCTGCAATCTCGATCTCGCTCGCCCGACAGGGCGAAAAGGCCGTGGTGGCCGTGAGCGACGACGGCCCCGGCATTCCCGCCGGCGAGCGGGAAAAGGTGTTCCGCCGGCTCTATCGGCTCGACAAGAGCAGGACGACGGCGGGAAGCGGTCTGGGCTTAAGCCTCGTTCGCGCAATCGCCGACCTGCATTCAGGCGACGTCAGCATCCGCGACAACCGGCCAGGAGTCACGGCCGAGGTGGTTCTGCCGCTGGAAGAGACGCGCGCGTCTTGA
- a CDS encoding winged helix-turn-helix domain-containing protein, with amino-acid sequence MRILLIEDDRKTAEFVHRGMLEAGHVCDLVADGRDGLYQATRETYDVLVVDRMLPGLDGLSVVKAIRAARIKVPALFLTAIGGVDDRVEGLEAGADDYLVKPFAFSELMARVNALARRPPVLEQRTVLAVADLELDLVRRSVTRAGERIELQPREFTLLEVLMRGEGRVLTRTMLLEKVWDFHFDPKTSVVETHVSRLRAKVDKPFEVPLIHTVRNIGYSLHAPG; translated from the coding sequence ATGCGAATTCTGCTGATTGAAGATGACCGCAAGACTGCCGAGTTCGTGCATCGCGGCATGCTGGAGGCGGGGCACGTCTGCGACCTGGTGGCCGACGGCCGTGACGGCCTATACCAGGCGACCCGCGAGACCTACGACGTGCTGGTCGTCGACCGGATGCTGCCGGGGCTCGACGGCCTTTCGGTGGTGAAAGCGATCCGCGCGGCGCGGATCAAGGTGCCGGCGCTGTTCTTGACCGCGATCGGCGGCGTCGACGACCGGGTGGAGGGCCTTGAGGCCGGGGCCGACGACTATCTGGTCAAGCCCTTTGCCTTTTCCGAGCTGATGGCGCGGGTGAATGCGCTGGCGCGCCGGCCGCCGGTATTGGAGCAAAGGACGGTGCTCGCCGTCGCCGACCTGGAACTGGACCTCGTCCGGCGCTCGGTCACGCGGGCGGGCGAACGGATCGAGCTGCAGCCACGGGAATTTACCCTGCTCGAGGTGCTGATGCGCGGCGAGGGCCGGGTGCTGACCCGGACCATGCTTCTGGAAAAGGTCTGGGACTTTCACTTCGATCCGAAGACGAGCGTCGTCGAGACCCATGTCAGCCGCCTGCGCGCCAAGGTCGACAAGCCTTTCGAGGTGCCGCTCATCCATACGGTGCGCAACATCGGGTACAGCCTTCATGCACCCGGCTAG
- a CDS encoding COG4705 family protein yields MRPQSLDMSNINRVPRVTADFWLIKLMAVTMGETAADYLAVNMGLGLTATSLIMSAVLIATLGLQFAQKRYVPWAYWLAVVLISIVGTLLTDNLTDNLGVPLETSTVVFTLALIATFAVWYASERTLSIHSIYTTRREAFYWLTILFTFALGTAAGDLVAERFEFGYLATAVIFAAVIAVIAFGYYAFKLNAVAAFWLAYIFTRPAGASIGDLLAQPIEYGGLGLGTIVTSTVFLAVILLTVTYMMFSYEPETAATTERQAAKG; encoded by the coding sequence ATGCGTCCCCAGTCTCTCGACATGTCCAACATCAACCGTGTTCCCCGCGTCACGGCGGATTTCTGGCTGATCAAGCTGATGGCCGTCACCATGGGCGAAACCGCAGCGGACTATCTCGCGGTCAACATGGGCCTCGGGCTCACCGCCACATCGCTGATCATGAGCGCGGTCCTCATCGCCACGCTCGGCCTGCAATTCGCCCAGAAGCGCTACGTGCCCTGGGCCTATTGGCTGGCGGTTGTGCTGATCAGCATCGTCGGAACACTGCTTACCGACAACCTCACCGACAATCTGGGCGTCCCGCTCGAAACTTCCACGGTGGTCTTCACGCTGGCGCTCATCGCCACATTCGCGGTCTGGTATGCCAGCGAACGAACACTGTCGATCCATTCGATCTACACGACCAGGCGCGAAGCCTTCTATTGGCTGACGATCCTGTTCACCTTCGCGCTCGGAACGGCAGCGGGCGACCTCGTCGCCGAGCGGTTCGAGTTCGGCTACCTGGCGACGGCCGTGATTTTCGCTGCGGTCATCGCGGTGATCGCCTTCGGCTACTATGCGTTCAAACTGAATGCCGTTGCCGCTTTCTGGCTGGCCTATATCTTCACCCGGCCCGCCGGCGCATCGATCGGCGACCTCCTGGCGCAACCGATCGAATATGGCGGCCTGGGGCTCGGAACCATCGTCACCAGCACCGTGTTTCTGGCGGTCATCCTGCTCACGGTCACCTATATGATGTTCTCCTACGAGCCCGAAACCGCCGCTACGACTGAGAGGCAGGCCGCCAAAGGGTGA
- the arsH gene encoding arsenical resistance protein ArsH, with protein MSDLPAADLSHLRKPDLDALRPPFSSHPPRILILYGSVRQVSYSRLLAQEAGRLLEHFGAEVRFFDPSGLPLPDDAPVSHPKVQELRELSAWSEGQLWVSPERHGTITGIMKAQIDWIPLSIGAIRPTQGKTLAVCQVSGGSQSFNAINTLRLLGRWMRMITIPNQSSVAKAYQEFDANGRMKPSSYYDRVVDVCEELVKFTLLTRDASAYLVDRYSERKEDAARLEKRVSLTAI; from the coding sequence TTGTCTGATCTTCCCGCCGCCGATCTCAGCCATCTGCGCAAGCCCGACCTCGACGCGCTTCGGCCACCTTTCTCAAGCCATCCGCCGCGCATCCTGATCCTCTACGGTTCGGTCCGTCAGGTCTCCTATTCCCGGCTTTTGGCGCAGGAGGCCGGGCGGCTGCTGGAACACTTCGGCGCCGAAGTGCGCTTCTTCGACCCCTCCGGGTTGCCGCTTCCGGATGATGCCCCCGTGAGCCATCCGAAAGTCCAGGAATTGCGGGAGCTTTCGGCCTGGTCGGAAGGCCAGCTCTGGGTGAGCCCGGAACGGCACGGGACGATCACCGGGATCATGAAGGCGCAGATCGACTGGATTCCGTTGTCGATCGGGGCGATCCGTCCGACGCAGGGAAAGACGCTTGCGGTCTGCCAGGTCTCGGGCGGCTCGCAGTCCTTCAATGCCATCAACACGCTGCGTCTGCTCGGGCGCTGGATGCGCATGATCACGATCCCGAACCAGTCGTCGGTCGCCAAGGCCTACCAGGAGTTCGATGCGAACGGCCGCATGAAGCCATCCTCCTACTACGACCGCGTCGTCGACGTGTGCGAGGAACTGGTGAAGTTCACGCTTTTGACCCGGGACGCTTCGGCCTATCTCGTCGACCGCTACAGCGAGCGCAAGGAAGATGCAGCCAGGCTCGAAAAGCGGGTGTCGCTGACGGCCATCTGA
- the arsC gene encoding arsenate reductase (glutaredoxin) (This arsenate reductase requires both glutathione and glutaredoxin to convert arsenate to arsenite, after which the efflux transporter formed by ArsA and ArsB can extrude the arsenite from the cell, providing resistance.): MDVTIYHNPQCGTSRNTLALIRHAGIEPTVVEYLKAPPSREQLAEMIRDAGLTVREAIREKGTPYAELGLDDPALSDDALLTAMLEHPVLINRPFVVTPVGTRLARPSEAVLDILPADAFKGAFVKEDGEKVLDEEGRRIV, from the coding sequence ATGGACGTCACCATCTACCACAACCCCCAATGCGGGACTTCACGCAACACGCTGGCGCTCATCCGCCACGCCGGGATCGAGCCGACGGTGGTCGAATATCTGAAGGCGCCGCCGAGCCGGGAGCAGCTTGCCGAAATGATCCGCGACGCCGGACTTACGGTGCGCGAGGCGATCCGCGAGAAGGGAACGCCCTATGCCGAACTCGGTCTCGACGACCCTGCACTCTCCGACGACGCGCTGCTGACGGCGATGCTCGAGCATCCTGTCCTCATCAACCGCCCCTTCGTCGTCACCCCTGTCGGCACGCGACTGGCCCGGCCGTCCGAAGCCGTTCTCGATATCCTCCCGGCGGACGCATTCAAGGGCGCGTTCGTCAAGGAAGACGGCGAGAAGGTTCTCGACGAGGAGGGGCGTCGCATTGTCTGA
- a CDS encoding aquaporin, whose translation MTFDLKRRLAAEALGTALLVATVVGSGIMADRLSDDGAVSLLGNTVATGAILVVLITIFGPISGAHFNPVVTMVFAAGRKIEAFAAMLYAAAQIAGGVAGTLMAHAMFDLPLLQVSETVRTGAGQWLAEAVATFGLVLTILMALRFRTEAIPSLVGLYITAAYWFTASTSFANPAVAVARALSNTFSGIRPTDVPGFIVAEVIGALVAATLTGWMLAERNTATSTTTVKGTE comes from the coding sequence ATGACATTCGATCTGAAACGCCGCCTTGCTGCGGAAGCCCTCGGCACGGCCCTGTTGGTCGCGACCGTCGTCGGCTCCGGCATCATGGCCGACCGACTTTCCGATGATGGAGCGGTTTCGCTGCTCGGCAACACGGTGGCGACCGGCGCAATCCTGGTGGTTCTGATCACCATCTTCGGTCCGATCTCCGGGGCGCACTTCAATCCTGTGGTGACGATGGTGTTTGCGGCAGGGCGTAAGATCGAGGCATTCGCGGCGATGCTTTACGCCGCGGCACAGATCGCCGGAGGCGTGGCGGGCACCCTGATGGCTCATGCGATGTTCGACCTGCCGCTGTTGCAGGTGTCCGAGACGGTGCGCACAGGCGCGGGCCAATGGCTGGCTGAAGCGGTGGCGACGTTTGGCCTGGTCTTGACGATCCTCATGGCACTGCGCTTCCGCACGGAGGCCATTCCTTCGCTGGTCGGGCTCTACATCACCGCCGCCTACTGGTTCACCGCCTCGACCTCTTTTGCCAACCCCGCCGTCGCCGTCGCCCGCGCCCTCTCCAATACCTTCTCGGGCATCCGGCCGACGGACGTGCCGGGCTTTATCGTCGCCGAAGTGATCGGCGCGCTCGTCGCCGCGACACTTACCGGCTGGATGCTGGCCGAACGGAACACCGCAACTTCGACAACAACGGTCAAGGGAACCGAATGA
- a CDS encoding arsenate reductase ArsC, with the protein MSDKPYNVLFLCTGNSARSIIAEAVLNRLGLGKFKAYSAGSQPKGAVHPFTVQLLKGLNYDTSFARSKPWDEFAVAGAPQMDFVFTVCDAAAGEACPVWPGNPMTAHWGVPDPAAAEGSEAERHFAFAEAYRMLSSRISIFASLPMTSLDRLALQTRLHEIGRNVP; encoded by the coding sequence ATGAGCGACAAACCCTACAATGTTCTCTTTCTCTGCACAGGCAACTCCGCCCGCTCGATCATTGCCGAGGCAGTGCTCAACCGGCTGGGCCTCGGCAAGTTCAAGGCATACTCGGCCGGATCGCAGCCAAAGGGCGCGGTGCATCCGTTTACGGTGCAGCTCCTCAAGGGGCTGAACTACGACACGTCCTTTGCCCGATCGAAGCCCTGGGACGAATTCGCCGTTGCCGGCGCACCACAGATGGACTTCGTCTTCACCGTCTGCGACGCCGCCGCCGGCGAGGCCTGTCCGGTGTGGCCCGGCAACCCGATGACAGCGCACTGGGGCGTGCCCGATCCGGCGGCCGCCGAAGGCAGCGAGGCCGAACGGCACTTCGCCTTTGCCGAGGCCTACCGGATGCTGAGCAGCCGCATCTCGATCTTCGCCAGCCTGCCGATGACGAGCCTCGACAGGCTCGCGCTGCAAACACGGCTGCACGAGATCGGCCGGAACGTTCCATAA
- a CDS encoding ArsR/SmtB family transcription factor has translation MDENQTIAALAALAQPTRLRTFKLLVEREPDGVAAGELARLADVPQNTMSAHLSTLSQAGLVRSERQSRSILYRADLERLRAVVLYLLKDCCGGNASLCAPLIADLSPCCAPTAQCLEQGFLEVKA, from the coding sequence ATGGATGAGAATCAAACGATCGCCGCCCTGGCGGCCCTGGCGCAGCCCACCCGCCTCAGAACCTTCAAGCTGCTGGTGGAGCGCGAACCGGATGGCGTTGCCGCCGGCGAACTCGCCAGGCTGGCAGACGTGCCGCAGAACACCATGTCGGCGCATCTTTCGACGCTTTCGCAGGCCGGTCTGGTGCGCAGCGAACGGCAAAGCCGCTCGATCCTCTATCGCGCCGATCTCGAACGCCTGCGCGCCGTGGTGCTCTATCTGCTCAAGGACTGCTGCGGTGGGAATGCGAGCCTCTGCGCCCCCCTCATTGCCGATCTGAGCCCCTGCTGCGCTCCGACTGCACAGTGCCTCGAACAGGGATTTCTTGAGGTAAAAGCATAA
- a CDS encoding GlxA family transcriptional regulator: MKLSVLALDGVFDSGLAVLLDTFSVANDLAAGEGMQSPLLTVKVVGVRREVRTALGMTAAVEAIGGPRPDWVAVPALNTRQPEQLQQALARPDVCEAIGYLRDSHGAGAGLASACLGTFLLAETGLLDDAEATTSWPMAPLFRKRYPKIRLDDSQMITVSGRLVTAGAMMGHLDLALFLVAQASPEIASLAARFMLVDKRSSQARYIVPSYLAQTDPLVDRFERWVRANLATGFSLPVAAKALSVGPRTLQRRTEAVLGKSPLAFVQDLRVQRAQHLVSIGVDLETVASEVGYADAATLRTLLRRHLGRGVRELRAEMQA, translated from the coding sequence ATGAAGCTTTCGGTTCTTGCGCTCGATGGTGTGTTCGACAGCGGCCTCGCCGTGCTGCTGGACACGTTCTCGGTCGCCAACGACCTTGCGGCAGGCGAGGGGATGCAGAGCCCGCTGCTCACCGTGAAGGTGGTGGGGGTGCGGCGCGAGGTTCGCACCGCGCTCGGCATGACCGCTGCCGTCGAGGCGATCGGGGGGCCCCGGCCGGACTGGGTGGCGGTGCCGGCGCTGAACACGCGGCAGCCGGAACAGTTGCAACAGGCGCTGGCGCGTCCGGATGTCTGCGAAGCAATCGGCTACCTGAGGGATAGTCACGGTGCGGGAGCGGGTCTCGCCAGCGCCTGTCTCGGCACTTTCCTGCTGGCAGAAACGGGGCTTCTCGATGATGCGGAGGCGACGACCAGCTGGCCGATGGCGCCACTGTTTCGCAAGCGCTATCCGAAGATCAGGCTCGACGACAGCCAGATGATCACGGTGTCGGGCCGGCTGGTGACGGCGGGCGCGATGATGGGGCATCTCGACCTCGCACTCTTTCTGGTGGCCCAGGCAAGCCCGGAGATCGCGTCGCTCGCCGCCCGCTTCATGCTGGTCGACAAGCGGTCGTCACAGGCGCGCTACATCGTCCCGAGCTACCTGGCGCAGACAGATCCGCTCGTCGACCGCTTCGAGCGTTGGGTGAGGGCCAATCTGGCGACGGGCTTCTCGCTGCCTGTGGCGGCCAAGGCCCTGTCCGTCGGCCCGAGGACGCTGCAGCGCCGGACCGAGGCGGTGCTCGGCAAGTCGCCGCTTGCCTTCGTGCAGGACTTAAGGGTTCAGCGCGCCCAGCATCTGGTCTCGATCGGGGTCGATCTCGAGACCGTGGCGAGCGAGGTCGGCTATGCCGATGCGGCGACACTCAGGACGCTGCTGCGCCGCCATCTCGGCCGCGGCGTGCGCGAGTTGCGGGCCGAGATGCAGGCTTAG
- a CDS encoding PLP-dependent cysteine synthase family protein gives MTSSPKTILDTIGNTPLIDLRTIRPANGARIRLKLESQNPTGSMKDRMALAMIEAPAADGRLKPGGAVVEYTGGSTGVSLALVCGVKKHPLHLVTSDAFSKEKLDHMRLLGAKLTIIPSDGGKQTEKLTRDMIREAHRIAEETGAYITAQMENTDQLQAYTKMADEIWDQTGGRIDAFVQAVGSGASLRGISERMRRHDHRIRMVAVEPAESAVLSGGPSGAHKIDGVGAGYIVPLWQKEIADAIEPVSTADAKAMAFRLATEEGLFCGTSTGANVTAALRVAERLGPEATVVTTLCDTGMKYLSTFARDLGERLS, from the coding sequence ATGACCAGCTCCCCGAAAACGATCCTTGATACAATCGGCAACACGCCGCTTATCGACCTGCGCACCATCCGGCCCGCCAACGGCGCACGCATCCGCCTCAAGCTCGAAAGCCAGAACCCGACCGGAAGCATGAAGGACCGCATGGCGTTGGCGATGATCGAAGCTCCTGCGGCCGACGGGCGACTGAAGCCCGGCGGTGCGGTGGTGGAATATACCGGCGGCAGCACCGGCGTGTCGCTCGCGCTCGTCTGCGGCGTGAAGAAGCATCCACTGCACCTCGTGACGTCGGACGCTTTCTCGAAGGAGAAGCTCGACCATATGCGCCTCCTCGGCGCGAAGCTGACGATCATTCCGAGCGACGGCGGCAAACAGACGGAGAAGCTGACCAGGGACATGATCCGCGAGGCGCACCGGATCGCCGAAGAAACCGGCGCTTACATCACCGCCCAGATGGAGAATACCGATCAGCTCCAGGCCTACACGAAAATGGCAGACGAGATCTGGGACCAGACCGGTGGCCGGATCGACGCCTTCGTCCAGGCTGTCGGAAGCGGCGCCTCGCTCCGCGGGATCTCGGAGCGAATGCGCCGGCATGACCATCGCATCCGCATGGTCGCGGTCGAGCCGGCCGAATCCGCGGTTCTCTCCGGCGGCCCCTCCGGCGCCCACAAGATCGATGGAGTCGGCGCCGGCTACATCGTTCCGCTCTGGCAAAAGGAGATCGCCGACGCGATCGAGCCGGTCTCGACCGCCGACGCGAAAGCGATGGCCTTTCGCCTGGCTACCGAGGAAGGCCTCTTCTGCGGCACCTCCACCGGCGCCAACGTGACCGCAGCGCTCCGGGTCGCCGAACGTCTGGGACCTGAGGCAACGGTCGTCACCACCCTGTGCGATACCGGCATGAAATATCTCTCGACGTTCGCGAGAGATCTCGGTGAAAGGCTGTCCTGA
- a CDS encoding DUF4440 domain-containing protein translates to MTHTLPDLAHIRALEEALHRPAVRRSRAALEDLLAEGFVEFGASGSVYHRAEIIDLLVEENGEDTAELRTGDYRLTPISPDAVLLTYRTHRIEADGSQRHALRSSIWKWDGSKWQMLFHQGTITKPFAYD, encoded by the coding sequence ATGACGCACACCCTGCCCGATCTCGCCCACATCCGCGCGCTCGAAGAGGCGCTCCACCGCCCCGCGGTGCGCCGCTCGCGTGCAGCACTTGAGGACCTGCTTGCCGAAGGCTTTGTCGAGTTCGGCGCCTCCGGCAGTGTCTATCACCGCGCCGAAATCATCGACCTCCTCGTTGAGGAGAACGGCGAGGACACCGCCGAACTTCGCACCGGCGACTACCGGCTTACGCCCATCTCGCCCGATGCCGTGTTGCTCACCTACCGAACGCACCGCATCGAGGCCGACGGGTCGCAGCGCCATGCGCTCAGAAGCTCGATCTGGAAATGGGACGGCTCGAAATGGCAGATGCTGTTTCATCAGGGTACGATCACGAAACCTTTCGCCTACGACTGA
- a CDS encoding glutathione S-transferase family protein, whose product MTITITAFERSPDRGRGLARDMRVRWALEEVGEPYDVCLVSFKEMKEPAHLAIQPFGQIPTYEDGDLALFESGAIVFHIAEEHQGLLPDGRNARARALAWMFAALNTVEPPIFDRSLATILERDQPWYAHRLRALEDVIRMRLASLSKHLGDADWLDGPFSAGDLLMVTVLRRLHGSGILEEYPNLAAYVARGEARPAYKRAFEAQLAVAAAASAG is encoded by the coding sequence ATGACGATTACGATCACCGCCTTTGAACGCTCGCCCGATCGCGGCCGGGGGCTGGCGCGGGACATGCGCGTTCGCTGGGCGCTTGAGGAGGTCGGCGAGCCATACGACGTCTGCCTCGTCTCGTTCAAGGAAATGAAAGAGCCCGCCCATCTGGCGATCCAGCCCTTCGGGCAGATCCCGACCTATGAGGACGGCGATCTCGCCCTGTTCGAATCCGGCGCGATCGTGTTCCACATCGCCGAAGAGCACCAGGGCCTGTTGCCGGATGGCAGAAATGCCCGGGCGCGGGCCCTTGCCTGGATGTTTGCAGCCCTCAACACGGTGGAGCCGCCGATCTTCGATCGCAGCCTCGCCACGATCCTGGAACGAGACCAGCCCTGGTACGCACACCGCCTGCGCGCCCTTGAAGACGTCATCCGCATGCGGCTCGCCAGCCTCTCCAAGCACCTTGGCGATGCCGACTGGCTCGATGGACCTTTTAGCGCCGGCGACCTCCTGATGGTGACGGTGCTGCGCCGGCTGCATGGGTCCGGGATTCTCGAGGAGTATCCGAACCTCGCCGCCTACGTCGCCCGCGGCGAAGCACGCCCCGCCTACAAGCGCGCCTTCGAAGCCCAACTCGCCGTCGCTGCCGCCGCCTCGGCAGGCTGA
- the crcB gene encoding fluoride efflux transporter CrcB, whose product MRFLLVFLGSGIGGVLRHGVGLLAVRMLGAGFPYGTLAINVIGSALMGLIAGLFAALDPSAHDVRLFLATGIIGGFTTFSTFSLDVVSLWERGQPTASVAYLLTSLVVSVSALMLTLALVRRFV is encoded by the coding sequence ATGCGGTTTCTTCTTGTTTTTCTTGGTTCCGGTATCGGTGGCGTGCTTCGCCACGGCGTTGGGCTTCTCGCCGTGCGGATGCTGGGGGCCGGCTTTCCCTATGGCACGCTTGCGATCAACGTGATCGGCTCGGCCCTGATGGGGCTGATCGCCGGGCTGTTTGCAGCACTTGACCCCTCGGCCCATGATGTCCGGCTGTTCCTGGCGACCGGCATCATCGGCGGCTTCACCACGTTCTCGACCTTCTCTCTCGATGTGGTGTCGCTGTGGGAGCGCGGGCAGCCGACCGCTTCCGTCGCCTATCTGCTGACGAGCCTCGTCGTTTCCGTCTCGGCGTTGATGCTGACGCTTGCGCTGGTGCGGCGGTTCGTGTGA
- a CDS encoding nucleoside deaminase — MTRDQMLAHLRAADEVAREAAQHGHHPFGAVLVGPDDRILMRQGNLDTVRHAETELARRAAAAYPAKFLWSCTLVSTGEPCAMCTGTLYWANIGRLVYGYEEEKLLAETGDHPENPTMNLASRTVLASGQKPIEVVGPFPEIEDELLSPHRSFWKR, encoded by the coding sequence ATGACCCGCGATCAGATGCTCGCCCACCTTCGCGCCGCCGACGAAGTCGCGCGCGAGGCAGCCCAGCATGGCCATCATCCGTTCGGCGCGGTCCTGGTCGGCCCCGACGATCGCATCCTGATGCGCCAGGGCAACCTCGACACCGTGCGCCACGCCGAGACCGAACTTGCTCGGCGCGCCGCGGCCGCCTATCCGGCTAAATTCCTGTGGTCCTGCACGCTGGTTTCGACCGGCGAGCCCTGCGCCATGTGCACCGGCACGCTCTACTGGGCCAATATCGGCCGTCTGGTCTATGGCTACGAGGAGGAGAAACTCCTTGCCGAAACCGGCGACCACCCCGAAAACCCGACCATGAACCTCGCGTCACGCACCGTCCTTGCCTCCGGCCAGAAGCCGATCGAGGTCGTTGGCCCCTTCCCCGAGATCGAGGACGAACTGCTCTCCCCCCACCGCAGCTTCTGGAAACGCTGA